The following is a genomic window from Parasegetibacter sp. NRK P23.
GGGGGAGAACCTCATTGAAACTTCCGATGCAGTGAAGGAAGTGGTGGATGACCTTACAAAGAATTACTACCCGGAAAACCTGAACGTGGTGATCACCGGTGACCAGAGTAAGCTCACCCGCACTTCTTTCAACGAACTGGTGAACACCATTGTGATCGGGTTCATCCTGGTACTCATCATCCTCATGTTCTTCATGGGTATTACCAACGCGTTCTTCGTGGCGCTTTCGGTACCGCTGAGTATGTTCGTGGCCTTCATGTTCCTGCCGGCCGCTGATCTTATCGTGGGTACGAACGTTACCCTGAACTTCATCGTATTGTTCGCGTTGCTCTTCGGGTTGGGCATCATCGTGGACGACGCCATCGTGGTGATTGAAAACACGCACCGGATATTCGTGGAAGCGAAAGGTAAAATGTCGCCTGTCAGGGCCGCGAAAATGGCCGCGGGAGAAGTGTTCGTGCCGGTATTATCGGGAACGCTCACCACATTGGCGCCCTTTATTCCCCTGTTGTTCTGGCCCGGCATCATTGGTAAGTTCATGATCTACCTGCCAACGATGCTCATCTTTACACTATCCGCTTCGCTGATCGTGGCGTTCATCATGAACCCGGTGTTCGCCGTGGACTTCATGAACCATCCGGAAGACGGGCACGTGAAGAAGAAGTCGGATATTTTCAGAAAGCCGTTGTTCTGGATCGCCGTGGCGATCGGCATACTGCTTGATCTCTTTGGCTTTACTTTCCTTGGCAACCTGATCCTGTTCATTGTAATATTGTCCATCTTCAACGTATATGTGCTGGATGGCTGGATCCATTCTTTCCAGAACAAGGTATTGCCGGGCATCATGCGCAGGTATGAAACGGCGCTGCGTTGGGCATTGAAAGGCTGGCGCCCCGTTTGGCTGCTGGTAGGCACCTTCGGATTGCTGATCTTTTCGTTTATCGTATTCGGCATCGCCACTTCCACGGGAAGGGTGCAGGTGGTGTTCTTCCCCAGCGGCGATCCCAACCAGATTTTTGTGTACCTCAAACTGCCTGTGGGTACCGATGTGAAGTACACCGATTCCATCACCAAACAACTCGAATCAAGGGTGTATAAGGTGTTGGATATGGAAAACGGCAAAGAGAACCCGATGGTGGAAAGTGTGATCACGAATATCGCCGTGGGCGCGAGTGATCCGATGAGCGGCGACAGAAGTACGCGTCCAGAAAGAGGACGTATCCAGGTTTCCTTCGTGGAATTCGAAAAGAGACATGGCAGATCCTCCGCGCCTTATCTTGACTCCATCCGTGCCGTGATGAAAGGGATTCCCGGCGCTGAAATATCCGTTGACCAGGAGCAGGGTGGTCCGCCCACCGAGCCGCCCGTAAACATTGAGATCGCGAGCGAGAACTTCGATGACCTGATCAAAACCTCCGTGGCATTGAAGAACTACCTCGACTCCATCCGTGTTCCGGGTGTGGAAGAACTGAAAATGGACGTGGACCTCACCAACCCGGAAATAGCGCTTACTATTGACCGGGAGCGCGCCCTGAGCGAAGGTGTTTCCACGGCCCAGATCGGGATGCAACTCCGTACCGCCCTCTTCGGAAGGGAACTCACCAAGATCAAAGAAGGAGAAGAAGAATACAAAATACAGCTCCGCAACCTGGAAGTGCAACGCAAGAACCTCGTGGACCTGCTGAACATGAACATCTATTTCCGCGATATGGCCACGGGTGGTTTCAAAAGTATTCCGCTCAGTTCACTCGTGAAAGTGGACTACACCAGTACCCTTGGAAGTGTGATCCGCAAAAAACAGAAGCGGACCATTACCCTTACGTCGAATGTATTGCTCACCCAGGGCTATACGCCTACCGGTGTGAACCAGGAGATCAAAGGATATATTGATCGTTTCCGCAAACCTGCCGAAAGTGTGACCATCAAACAAACAGGTGAAGGGGAACAACAGGCCGAGACGGGCGCATTCCTCGGAAACGCCATGCTGATCGCGCTGATGCTGATACTCTTTATCCTCGTGCTCCAGTTCAACTCCATCAGTAAACCAGTGATCATCCTTACCGAGATCGTGTTCAGTATCATCGGTGTATTGCTGGGCTTCGCCATCACCGGGATGACGCTTTCGGTTGTAATGACGGGTATCGGTATCGTGGGGCTTGCGGGTATCGTGGTGAAAAACGGTATCCTGGTGATTGAATTCGCCGATGAACTCCGTGGGCGTGGTGTCAAAACCAGGGATGCGGTAATAGAAGCCGGTAAAACCAGGATCATCCCCGTATTGCTTACGGCGGTGGCCGCTATCCTCGGTTTCATCCCCATCGCGGTGGGCTTCAACATCGACTTTATCAGGATGTTCTCGGAACTGAACCCGAACATCTTCTTCGGAGGCGACAACGCCGTGTTCTGGAAACCACTTTCCTGGACCATCATATTCGGGTTGATCCTGGCGTTCTTCATGACCCTGCTGATCGTGCCCAGTATGTACCTTATCGCGGAGCGCCTGAAAAGGCCCATGCGCAGGATGTACGGGGGCAAATGGGTATCGTTCCTGGGCATTCCGCCGTTCACCCTCCTGTTCCTGCCACTGATGTTCATCACCATGTTCGCGCACAGAAGGGCCGTGGCCAGAAGGGAAAGAAGACTTGGCGGTGCCGTGGGTAAGAAATGGACCGGAAGCTGGTTCTAAATATTCCGCACAATAATTGAACAATTAAGGAGTTTTCATATATCATTGCATTTCACGCGAGATATATGAAAACTCCTTTTTTAGCCTTACTCCTTTCCGTGGTATCTTTTACGGTTACCGCGCAAACCCCGGATGATGATATTGTGATGGCCGAACGCATTGAACGGTACGAATTCGCGAAGGGCGATAAAGACAATCCCGTTCATGTGAAACAGCATTTTTTTACCAGGTACAGGTGCGACGCCACCCGTGGGGTTGTTCCTTATGTGGAGTTTTACAATGAGCAAAGTCGTGTAGACGCGGCGGAAGTGCATGTTTCCGGGAAAAAACTGAAAGGCTTGAAAGTGCGGGACGAATACTATTCCGTAGATGATATTTTCTTCTCCGATGCAAGGGTGTATTTTTTTGAGGTTCCGCTGGAAAAGAAAGGTTCTGAAACAGCGGTGGAGCTCAAAAAAACCATTCTCGATCCCAAGTATTTCACCACGGTCTATTTCCCCGAAAGCCTTCCGGTGGAAATGAAAAAAGTGGAGATCGTTGTTCCCGCCTGGATGAAACTGGAAATACGCGAGCGCAACATGGAGGGCGTAACCATTGAAAAATCGGTACAACCCGGTACAGGGAAAAACACAGGCGCACAGGTACATACCTATACATTGAAAAATATTCCGGCGCAGAAAAAACAGCCGGGCATGCCGGGTCCCAGCCATGTGTATCCCCACCTGATGTTGCTTACCCAGGAAGCCGCGGTGGAAACGGGTACCGTAAAGTACTTTGCCACTTTGCCGGATCAATACAAATGGTACCATTCATTGGTAAAGGGGTTAACCATCAGTACGCCGGCTATTGAAGCGAAGGCCCGTGAAATAACCAATGGCGCCACCGATCCGGTTGAAAAAATGAAACGGGTTTTGCATTGGGTGCAGGACAATATCCGTTACATCGCGTTCGAGAACGGCATCGCCGGATTCAGGCCCATGGAAGCGGAGCAGGTATTGCAGAAAAAATATGGTGATTGCAAGGGTATGGCTAACCTTACCCGGTCGTTGCTGAAAGCTTCCGGTGTGGATGCGCGGTTGTGCTGGATCGGCACGAACCACCTCGCTTACGATTACAGTACGCCTTCGTTGTGCGTGGACAATCACATGATCTGTGCCGTGAAATCAGAAGGGAAAACTTTTTTCCTG
Proteins encoded in this region:
- a CDS encoding efflux RND transporter permease subunit, producing MSHLESLSGKFKQFKPTSWSINNKTSIYLLMLFISVVGVTLFRTLPKEQFPDIVIPTIYIQTVYVGNSPKDMENLVTQPIEKQIKSITGAKITKVTSTSVQDFSAIMVEFDTDVKVDIALQKVKDAVDKAETDLPTDLTQEPTVQEVSFSDQPIMYVNISGDFELMKLKEMADETQDRLEELPMINRVDLVGAPEREFQINVDNYRMQAANVTYDDIAGAVARENMDISGGQLEVGNMKRTLQLKGQLKTAADIEAIVVRNSTGAPLYLRDLASVKDTIKDTESYARLNGKKVITLNIIKRSGENLIETSDAVKEVVDDLTKNYYPENLNVVITGDQSKLTRTSFNELVNTIVIGFILVLIILMFFMGITNAFFVALSVPLSMFVAFMFLPAADLIVGTNVTLNFIVLFALLFGLGIIVDDAIVVIENTHRIFVEAKGKMSPVRAAKMAAGEVFVPVLSGTLTTLAPFIPLLFWPGIIGKFMIYLPTMLIFTLSASLIVAFIMNPVFAVDFMNHPEDGHVKKKSDIFRKPLFWIAVAIGILLDLFGFTFLGNLILFIVILSIFNVYVLDGWIHSFQNKVLPGIMRRYETALRWALKGWRPVWLLVGTFGLLIFSFIVFGIATSTGRVQVVFFPSGDPNQIFVYLKLPVGTDVKYTDSITKQLESRVYKVLDMENGKENPMVESVITNIAVGASDPMSGDRSTRPERGRIQVSFVEFEKRHGRSSAPYLDSIRAVMKGIPGAEISVDQEQGGPPTEPPVNIEIASENFDDLIKTSVALKNYLDSIRVPGVEELKMDVDLTNPEIALTIDRERALSEGVSTAQIGMQLRTALFGRELTKIKEGEEEYKIQLRNLEVQRKNLVDLLNMNIYFRDMATGGFKSIPLSSLVKVDYTSTLGSVIRKKQKRTITLTSNVLLTQGYTPTGVNQEIKGYIDRFRKPAESVTIKQTGEGEQQAETGAFLGNAMLIALMLILFILVLQFNSISKPVIILTEIVFSIIGVLLGFAITGMTLSVVMTGIGIVGLAGIVVKNGILVIEFADELRGRGVKTRDAVIEAGKTRIIPVLLTAVAAILGFIPIAVGFNIDFIRMFSELNPNIFFGGDNAVFWKPLSWTIIFGLILAFFMTLLIVPSMYLIAERLKRPMRRMYGGKWVSFLGIPPFTLLFLPLMFITMFAHRRAVARRERRLGGAVGKKWTGSWF
- a CDS encoding transglutaminase domain-containing protein, with protein sequence MKTPFLALLLSVVSFTVTAQTPDDDIVMAERIERYEFAKGDKDNPVHVKQHFFTRYRCDATRGVVPYVEFYNEQSRVDAAEVHVSGKKLKGLKVRDEYYSVDDIFFSDARVYFFEVPLEKKGSETAVELKKTILDPKYFTTVYFPESLPVEMKKVEIVVPAWMKLEIRERNMEGVTIEKSVQPGTGKNTGAQVHTYTLKNIPAQKKQPGMPGPSHVYPHLMLLTQEAAVETGTVKYFATLPDQYKWYHSLVKGLTISTPAIEAKAREITNGATDPVEKMKRVLHWVQDNIRYIAFENGIAGFRPMEAEQVLQKKYGDCKGMANLTRSLLKASGVDARLCWIGTNHLAYDYSTPSLCVDNHMICAVKSEGKTFFLDGTESFIGWEEYAQRIQGRQVLIEDGEGFLLEKVPERDFTQNTKSEVSEIVINGTDFKGNTKFTWRGESKSGLLSALHSFSKEEQEKMLVDYFRENRKGFVLSGLKKPSLDNWSGNLDGGYTFEWKEAASSFGKEIYFEPDFRKEFASASIDTTKRTADYEFPYKYNIEQQTFFSFPEGYTLKSTPKAFSVQRPGYAITITAMAEKGGLLYKKKISLSQTRLPLKNIVQWNEDISALKKYYNEQVILTRS